In Halorubrum sp. PV6, a single window of DNA contains:
- a CDS encoding dihydroorotase produces the protein MLITGAELADGRVRDVRVRGETIDAVGQGLDAAAGERIVDARGRHLLPGAIDVHVHFREPGASHKETWTSGSRGAAAGGVTTVVDQPNTSPPTVDGDAFDEKAALAAPSLVDYGINGGVTGDWDPESLFERPLFALGEVFLADSTGDMGIATDLFEDALAEAAARDVPVTVHAEDETLFDADALDGDLGGAGTAANADAWSAYRTAEAEVAAVERALAAGAESDAQVHVAHTSTPEAIDAVREAGATCEVTPHHLFLSREDSRRLGTFGRMNPPLRSEARRAGVFERLRDGDVDVVATDHAPHTVAEKRHGLTEAPSGVPGVETLYPLLLEAVRKGNLTLERVRDVVAANPASIFGLEAKGRIEPGADADLVVVDLTNPREIEAGALHGAAGWTPFEGLLGVFPELTTVRGTVVYERDPVTGAESFGDAGGRNVRDLATSERDAA, from the coding sequence ATGCTCATCACGGGGGCGGAGCTGGCCGACGGCCGGGTCCGCGACGTTCGGGTTCGAGGCGAGACCATCGACGCGGTCGGTCAGGGACTCGACGCGGCCGCGGGCGAACGGATCGTCGACGCGCGGGGGCGTCACCTCCTGCCCGGTGCCATCGACGTCCACGTCCACTTCCGCGAGCCGGGCGCGAGCCACAAGGAGACGTGGACCTCGGGGTCGCGGGGCGCGGCCGCCGGCGGGGTCACGACCGTCGTCGACCAGCCGAACACCTCGCCGCCGACCGTCGACGGCGACGCCTTCGACGAGAAGGCCGCCCTCGCCGCCCCGTCGCTCGTCGACTACGGGATAAACGGCGGCGTCACCGGCGACTGGGACCCGGAGAGCCTCTTCGAGCGCCCCCTGTTCGCGCTGGGCGAGGTGTTCCTCGCGGACTCGACCGGCGACATGGGGATCGCCACAGATCTCTTCGAGGACGCGCTCGCCGAGGCCGCCGCCCGCGACGTGCCCGTCACGGTCCACGCCGAGGACGAGACGCTGTTCGACGCCGACGCGCTCGACGGCGACCTCGGCGGGGCGGGCACCGCCGCGAACGCCGACGCGTGGTCGGCCTATCGCACCGCCGAGGCGGAGGTCGCGGCAGTCGAGCGCGCGCTCGCGGCCGGCGCCGAGAGCGACGCGCAGGTACACGTCGCACACACGTCGACCCCGGAGGCTATCGACGCGGTGCGCGAGGCCGGCGCGACCTGCGAGGTGACCCCACATCACCTCTTCCTGTCGCGTGAGGACTCCAGACGCCTCGGGACCTTCGGCCGGATGAACCCGCCGCTCCGCTCGGAGGCCCGGCGCGCGGGCGTCTTCGAGCGACTCCGCGACGGCGACGTGGACGTGGTCGCCACCGACCACGCGCCCCACACGGTCGCGGAGAAGCGGCACGGGCTCACCGAGGCGCCGAGCGGCGTACCGGGCGTCGAGACGCTCTACCCGCTCCTGTTGGAGGCCGTGCGCAAAGGCAACCTCACCCTGGAGCGCGTGCGCGACGTGGTCGCCGCCAACCCGGCGTCGATCTTCGGGCTCGAAGCGAAGGGGCGAATCGAGCCGGGCGCCGACGCCGACCTCGTCGTCGTCGACCTGACGAACCCCCGCGAGATCGAGGCGGGCGCGCTCCACGGCGCCGCCGGCTGGACCCCGTTCGAGGGGCTGTTGGGCGTGTTCCCCGAGCTGACGACGGTTCGCGGGACGGTCGTCTACGAGCGCGACCCGGTCACCGGAGCGGAGTCGTTCGGCGACGCGGGCGGGCGCAACGTCCGGGACCTCGCGACGAGCGAGCGCGACGCCGCGTAA
- the lwrS gene encoding LWR-salt protein, whose product MDAAYVFRVEFRLTPERAAVDPERFETTVELPASEPGTDGWLRFRDRLWRGAVGDEPSFRRETAARLGVADAAGIEVSAVDFRELRTDREYLEALQTAIAADLGRFNAESVDDALHKYFGSSIHVREA is encoded by the coding sequence ATGGACGCCGCCTACGTGTTCCGCGTCGAGTTCCGGCTCACGCCCGAGCGCGCCGCCGTCGACCCGGAGCGCTTCGAGACGACGGTCGAACTCCCCGCGAGCGAGCCCGGCACCGACGGGTGGCTCCGATTCCGCGACCGGCTGTGGCGCGGAGCGGTCGGCGACGAACCGTCGTTTCGGCGGGAGACGGCGGCGCGACTCGGGGTCGCAGACGCCGCCGGCATCGAGGTCTCTGCCGTCGACTTCCGAGAGCTCCGCACCGACCGCGAGTACCTCGAAGCGTTGCAAACCGCGATCGCCGCCGACCTCGGTCGATTCAACGCCGAGTCCGTCGACGACGCGCTCCACAAGTACTTCGGGTCCTCGATCCACGTCCGAGAGGCCTGA
- the endA gene encoding tRNA-intron lyase has translation MQPTGHLRGDAVHVAGDARQRFHDSSGYGRPLQGNEIALSRVEAAHLLFRGDLSGVTLDEGESDPVGFERFFVACAAATERFAVRYLVYADLRDRGFYLSPARDPWPGGDADVPGAVDFIAYERGSTPDTGNVKYPVQVVGERESLPAAGLAGRTLAVVDEESDITYFEAAAGAIAGATEYEPPATLDGVLLADRVVVWDAPDGLYERGFYGQPLTGRAAAVEGAIQLSLVEAASLAADGVLSLSASVGDADADRGAADAAARIVARGRDVEGERFDRRLTVYKRLREADAVPKTGFKFGADFRTYLDVETVEDLPHSEHLVRVVGPAHEFSPRELSLDVRLAGGVRKEMVFALTAVKRGDSGDAAARDSDVEWLAIGRLTP, from the coding sequence ATGCAACCGACAGGGCACCTGCGCGGCGACGCGGTTCACGTCGCCGGCGACGCCCGCCAGCGGTTCCACGACTCCAGCGGCTACGGTCGGCCCCTCCAGGGCAACGAGATCGCGCTCTCGCGGGTCGAGGCCGCCCACCTGCTCTTTCGCGGGGACCTCTCCGGAGTCACGCTCGACGAGGGCGAGTCCGACCCGGTCGGCTTCGAGCGCTTCTTCGTCGCGTGTGCGGCCGCGACGGAACGGTTCGCGGTGCGGTACCTCGTGTACGCCGACCTGCGGGATCGCGGGTTCTACCTCTCGCCGGCCCGCGACCCGTGGCCCGGCGGCGACGCCGACGTGCCCGGCGCGGTCGACTTTATCGCCTACGAGCGCGGCTCGACGCCGGACACGGGCAACGTCAAATATCCCGTGCAGGTCGTCGGCGAGCGCGAGTCGCTGCCAGCGGCCGGGCTCGCGGGTCGCACCCTCGCGGTCGTCGACGAGGAGTCCGACATCACCTACTTCGAAGCGGCGGCGGGGGCGATCGCTGGCGCGACAGAGTACGAGCCGCCGGCGACCCTCGACGGCGTCCTCCTCGCCGACCGCGTCGTCGTCTGGGACGCCCCCGACGGGCTCTACGAGCGCGGCTTCTACGGCCAGCCGCTCACCGGCCGGGCCGCGGCCGTCGAGGGCGCGATCCAACTCTCCCTCGTCGAGGCCGCGTCGCTCGCGGCCGACGGCGTCCTCTCGCTGTCGGCGTCGGTGGGCGATGCGGACGCCGACCGAGGCGCCGCCGACGCCGCCGCCCGGATCGTCGCTCGCGGCCGAGACGTGGAGGGCGAGCGGTTCGACCGCCGCCTCACCGTTTATAAACGGCTCCGCGAGGCCGACGCCGTGCCGAAGACGGGATTTAAGTTCGGCGCCGATTTCCGGACCTACCTCGACGTGGAGACGGTGGAGGACCTGCCACACTCCGAACACCTCGTGCGCGTGGTGGGGCCGGCCCACGAGTTCTCGCCCCGCGAACTCTCGCTCGACGTTCGGCTCGCGGGCGGCGTCCGCAAGGAGATGGTGTTCGCGTTGACGGCGGTGAAACGCGGCGACAGCGGCGACGCCGCGGCCCGCGATTCCGACGTGGAATGGCTCGCTATCGGGCGGTTGACGCCCTGA
- the serS gene encoding serine--tRNA ligase produces the protein MLSRQFVRENPEVVREALANKGVDVDLDRILDIDEEWRDLKQRGDDLRHERNEVSSKIGELKQAGEEEAAQEAIERSQDLKSELQTIEARADELEADLEASLLELPQVPQESVPVGEDESENVERRREGFDDLRALPDEVAPHYDLGEDLEILDFERGAKVAGAGFYVAKGDGARLEHALIQFMLDVHREQGYEDVFPPIPVNSASMRGTGQLPKFTEDAYRVEGTNEDAYDDDDLWLLPTAEVPVTNLHRDEILLDEDLPLKYQAYTPNFRQEAGEHGTETRGIVRVHQFNKVEMVNFVRPEESDERFEGLVDEAEEVLRRLELPYRILEMCTGDLGFTQARKYDIEVWAPGDEMEEGPDVGGRWLEVSSVSNFEDFQARRAQIRYREEHHESADYLHTLNGSGLAVPRIVVAILEYYQNDDGTVTVPEALRPYMGGTEVIEGHDAVGESKLGGE, from the coding sequence ATGTTGTCTCGACAGTTCGTCCGGGAGAACCCCGAGGTCGTCCGCGAGGCGCTCGCGAACAAGGGCGTCGACGTCGACCTCGACCGGATACTCGACATCGACGAGGAGTGGCGAGACCTGAAACAGCGCGGCGACGACCTCCGGCACGAGCGCAACGAGGTCTCCTCGAAGATCGGCGAACTCAAACAGGCCGGCGAGGAGGAGGCGGCCCAAGAGGCGATCGAGCGCTCACAGGATCTTAAATCGGAGTTACAGACGATCGAAGCGCGCGCCGACGAGCTGGAGGCCGACCTGGAGGCGTCGCTGCTCGAGCTCCCGCAGGTTCCACAGGAGTCGGTGCCGGTCGGCGAAGACGAGTCCGAGAACGTCGAGCGCCGCCGTGAGGGGTTCGACGACCTCCGAGCGCTTCCCGACGAGGTGGCTCCCCACTACGACTTGGGCGAGGACCTCGAAATCCTCGACTTCGAGCGCGGCGCGAAGGTCGCCGGCGCGGGCTTTTACGTCGCCAAGGGCGACGGCGCCCGCCTCGAACACGCGCTGATCCAGTTCATGCTCGACGTCCACCGCGAGCAGGGGTACGAGGACGTGTTCCCGCCGATCCCGGTCAACTCCGCGTCGATGCGCGGGACCGGCCAGCTCCCGAAGTTCACCGAGGACGCGTATCGCGTGGAGGGGACGAACGAGGACGCCTACGACGATGACGACCTGTGGCTGCTCCCGACCGCCGAGGTGCCCGTCACGAACCTCCACCGCGACGAGATCCTGCTCGACGAGGATCTGCCGCTTAAATACCAGGCGTACACGCCGAACTTCCGGCAGGAGGCCGGCGAACACGGCACCGAGACGCGGGGTATCGTCCGCGTCCACCAGTTCAACAAGGTGGAGATGGTGAACTTCGTCCGGCCCGAGGAGAGCGACGAGCGCTTCGAGGGGCTCGTCGATGAGGCCGAGGAAGTGCTGCGTCGGCTCGAGCTCCCCTACCGCATCTTAGAGATGTGTACCGGCGATCTGGGGTTCACGCAGGCGAGAAAGTACGACATCGAGGTGTGGGCGCCGGGCGACGAAATGGAGGAGGGGCCCGACGTGGGCGGGCGCTGGCTCGAAGTCTCCTCGGTCTCGAACTTCGAGGACTTCCAGGCGCGTCGCGCACAGATCCGGTACCGCGAGGAGCACCACGAGTCGGCCGACTACCTCCACACGCTGAACGGCTCCGGGCTCGCAGTCCCTCGCATCGTCGTCGCCATCCTGGAGTACTACCAGAACGACGACGGCACCGTCACCGTCCCCGAGGCGCTCCGGCCGTACATGGGCGGCACCGAGGTCATCGAGGGCCACGACGCGGTCGGCGAGTCGAAACTGGGCGGGGAGTAG
- a CDS encoding rhomboid family intramembrane serine protease gives MGSADGQQPTPRDDDDARGDAGAPTLRGLLASVRAAVRSRPPTDLFLLALPVPTLLVAVSLMPGAEAWQLSLATPSVVESRWALWTAFASSFVHTDPVHLADNVVNYWLLVAVAYPLTVVAGWRRRLFWFVAAFLVVVPIVSAWATLVAIGGLTDAPTAGFSDVNSALLGYLVVVWFAALAAESDRARSEGSAGVDPRWAIVAAFASLALAYLAPSGAGYFPPLPAVGSLFAVGAVLAAAGLYAAVGRPRVSGLGLPPERELLYVTGASVAAAGVIGSLVLVPFGSNVFAHLAGYVVGVTVPFVGVLADSATDDTATG, from the coding sequence ATGGGGTCGGCAGACGGGCAGCAGCCGACGCCTCGCGACGACGATGACGCCCGCGGCGACGCAGGCGCTCCCACGCTCCGCGGACTCCTCGCCAGCGTTCGCGCGGCCGTCCGATCGCGCCCGCCCACCGACCTCTTCCTGCTCGCGCTCCCGGTGCCGACGCTGCTCGTCGCGGTGAGTCTCATGCCGGGGGCCGAGGCGTGGCAGCTCTCGCTCGCGACGCCGAGCGTCGTCGAGAGCCGGTGGGCGCTGTGGACCGCGTTCGCGTCGAGTTTCGTCCACACCGACCCGGTCCACCTCGCGGACAACGTGGTCAACTACTGGCTCCTCGTCGCGGTCGCGTACCCCCTCACCGTCGTCGCCGGCTGGCGGCGCCGCCTGTTCTGGTTCGTCGCGGCGTTCCTCGTCGTCGTCCCGATCGTCTCGGCGTGGGCGACGCTCGTCGCCATCGGGGGGCTCACCGACGCTCCCACCGCGGGCTTTTCAGACGTGAACAGCGCGCTCCTCGGGTACCTCGTCGTCGTCTGGTTCGCCGCGCTGGCGGCGGAGAGCGACCGGGCCCGGAGCGAGGGCTCCGCGGGCGTCGACCCGCGCTGGGCCATCGTCGCCGCCTTCGCCTCGCTCGCGCTCGCGTACCTCGCCCCGAGCGGCGCGGGCTACTTCCCGCCGCTCCCGGCAGTCGGATCGCTGTTCGCGGTCGGGGCCGTTCTCGCCGCGGCCGGGCTCTACGCGGCCGTCGGGCGCCCGCGCGTGTCCGGACTCGGCTTACCGCCGGAGCGCGAACTCCTGTACGTCACCGGCGCGAGCGTCGCGGCCGCCGGCGTCATCGGGTCGCTCGTGCTCGTCCCGTTCGGCAGCAACGTGTTCGCGCACCTCGCCGGCTACGTCGTCGGCGTCACCGTCCCGTTCGTCGGCGTCCTCGCCGACAGCGCGACCGACGACACGGCGACGGGCTGA
- the uppS gene encoding polyprenyl diphosphate synthase: MLYRLRDLAERAYRRHLRREIDDVPTHVAIIQDGNRRYARQRGDDAPDGHRAGAATTERVLDWCADLGVAELTLYAFSTENFERPDEELEPLFDLLEAKLREFADADRVHDQGVRVRAIGDVDRLPERVRDAVAYAERRTAANDQFTLNVALAYGGRTELLDAATAIARDVDAGTLDPEAVDTETVEARLYDRPVRDVDLIVRTGGDERTSNFLPWHANGNEAAVYFCAPYWPEFSEVEFLRAIRTYQSREASWRHARAERAAALVRAMAEVELAEAQAVAGRLRSRLSVDADALPDVVSGERAPAGGHGDDPGSGAASGVAAGDAAPGLSGSRDGESESAD, from the coding sequence ATGTTGTATCGCCTCCGTGATCTGGCCGAACGCGCCTACCGCCGGCATCTCCGCCGAGAGATCGACGACGTGCCGACGCACGTCGCGATCATCCAAGACGGCAACCGGCGATACGCCCGCCAGCGCGGCGACGACGCCCCCGACGGCCACCGGGCCGGCGCCGCCACCACCGAGCGGGTCCTCGACTGGTGTGCGGATCTGGGCGTCGCGGAGCTCACGCTGTACGCCTTCTCCACCGAGAACTTCGAGCGCCCGGACGAGGAACTCGAACCCCTGTTCGACCTGTTGGAGGCCAAACTCCGCGAGTTCGCGGACGCCGACCGCGTCCACGACCAGGGAGTCCGCGTCCGCGCCATCGGCGACGTCGACCGCCTCCCGGAGCGCGTCCGCGACGCCGTCGCGTACGCCGAGCGCCGCACCGCCGCAAACGACCAGTTCACGCTGAACGTCGCGCTGGCGTACGGCGGGCGCACCGAACTGCTCGACGCGGCCACGGCCATCGCCCGCGACGTCGACGCCGGCACCCTCGACCCCGAGGCCGTCGACACCGAGACCGTCGAAGCGCGCCTGTACGACCGGCCGGTCCGGGACGTCGACCTCATCGTGCGGACTGGCGGCGACGAGCGCACCTCGAACTTCCTGCCGTGGCACGCGAACGGGAACGAGGCGGCCGTCTACTTCTGTGCCCCCTACTGGCCCGAGTTCTCGGAGGTGGAGTTCCTCCGCGCGATCCGGACGTACCAGTCTCGCGAAGCGTCGTGGCGTCACGCCAGGGCGGAGCGCGCCGCCGCGCTCGTCCGCGCCATGGCCGAGGTCGAACTCGCCGAGGCGCAGGCGGTCGCGGGGCGACTCCGCAGTCGGCTGTCGGTCGACGCCGACGCGCTCCCCGACGTCGTCTCCGGTGAGCGCGCTCCCGCGGGTGGTCACGGGGACGACCCCGGTAGCGGAGCCGCGTCCGGCGTCGCCGCCGGGGACGCCGCTCCGGGACTCTCCGGCAGTCGAGACGGCGAGTCGGAGTCCGCGGACTAA
- a CDS encoding CopG family ribbon-helix-helix protein, producing the protein MTVVSVSMPEELLDRIDGFADEHGYTGRSEVVREASRNLLGEFEDAKLEERDLMAVVTVLFDYETTSVEERMMRLRHEHEGLVASNFHSHVGSRYCMELFVLEGRLDDISAFVGKIRATKDTLTVDYSVTPVDEFGEDGETPAHEGAANAAGGHGHDHGD; encoded by the coding sequence ATGACGGTCGTCAGCGTCTCAATGCCGGAAGAGCTGTTAGATCGGATCGACGGGTTCGCCGACGAGCACGGCTACACCGGGCGCAGCGAGGTCGTCCGCGAGGCCTCTCGAAACCTCCTCGGAGAGTTCGAGGACGCCAAACTCGAGGAGCGAGACCTGATGGCGGTGGTGACGGTCCTCTTCGACTACGAGACGACGAGCGTCGAAGAGCGGATGATGCGGCTCCGCCACGAACACGAGGGGCTGGTGGCGTCGAACTTCCACAGCCACGTCGGCTCGCGGTACTGCATGGAGCTTTTCGTCCTCGAAGGACGCTTAGACGACATCTCCGCGTTCGTCGGGAAAATCCGCGCCACGAAGGACACGCTCACCGTCGATTACAGCGTGACGCCGGTCGACGAGTTCGGCGAGGACGGGGAGACGCCGGCCCACGAGGGCGCGGCGAACGCCGCGGGCGGTCACGGACACGACCACGGCGATTGA
- a CDS encoding NOB1 family endonuclease yields the protein MEVLDTSAFIHEYTTDDDVVSVPEVHDELTGEGALRFDAMEGSGMTIHVPAPEVLDNVRRAARGSGDAAELSDTDTRLISTALELGATLVTDDYAMQNVAERLDIDVEAIARDGISEEREWRFQCVGCNRTFDENKERCPICGSDLTRKNPA from the coding sequence ATGGAAGTCCTCGACACCTCGGCGTTCATCCACGAGTACACCACCGACGACGACGTGGTCTCGGTGCCCGAAGTCCACGACGAGCTCACCGGCGAGGGGGCGCTCCGCTTCGACGCGATGGAGGGGTCCGGGATGACGATCCACGTCCCGGCGCCGGAGGTCCTCGACAACGTGCGCCGCGCCGCCCGCGGGTCGGGCGACGCCGCGGAGCTGTCCGACACCGACACCCGCCTGATATCGACCGCGCTCGAACTCGGAGCGACCCTCGTCACCGACGACTACGCGATGCAGAACGTCGCCGAACGGCTCGACATCGACGTCGAAGCGATCGCTCGCGACGGCATCTCCGAGGAGCGCGAGTGGCGGTTCCAGTGTGTCGGCTGTAACCGCACCTTCGACGAGAACAAGGAGCGCTGCCCGATCTGCGGCAGCGACCTGACGCGGAAGAACCCGGCGTAG
- a CDS encoding AAA family ATPase produces MNDTAGLRLTVRAAEKRDAGRGIARLSESARQRLGLLSGDTVEIRGERTAVAKVWPGGPDADADTILIDADTRANAGVKVGDTVAVGPVDVVDADRVVLAAPGALADVDVSREVVERALGRDLRDRPVTVGEAVHVERLGGIRFVVAESDPAGTVRVTSRTDVSVTYREANDAEAGAGGNADSGVGGSRAGGSGGGSPARSGDGSAANRSGTDLPGSDARSAGSGTAPPEDHTAGATYEDIGGLDEELELVRETIELPLSEPGVFTRLGIDPPKGVLLHGPPGTGKTLIARAVANEVDATFITVDGPEIMSKYKGESEERLREVFTRASEDAPAIIFFDEIDSIAGKRDDGGDVENRVVGQMLSLMDGLDARGDVIVIGATNRVDTLDPALRRGGRFDREIEVGVPGESGRRQILDVHTRRMPLADDVDLDRIAGRTHGFVGADIEGLTQEAAMTALRRARESDAAALDDVTVLRADFEAAHANVEPSAMREYVAEQPATDFDDVGGLPEAKAKLERAVTWPLTYGPLFEAADADPPTGVLLHGPPGTGKTLLARAIAGKSGVNFIQVAGPELLDRYVGESEKAVRDLFDRARQASPAIVFFDEIDAIAADRDGAGGDGSGVGERVVSQLLTELDRASDNPNLVVLAATNRRDALDPALLRPGRLETHVEVPEPDRDARRKILDVHTREKPVTEDVDLDHLADETEGYSGAEIAALSREAALVAIERVADEHGAAANDHADEIGITADDFATALKNIRPATA; encoded by the coding sequence ATGAACGACACCGCCGGCCTCCGGCTCACGGTGCGTGCCGCCGAAAAGCGGGACGCGGGGCGCGGCATCGCTCGGCTCTCCGAATCCGCCCGGCAGCGGCTCGGCCTCCTCAGCGGCGACACCGTCGAGATCCGCGGCGAGCGCACCGCGGTCGCGAAGGTGTGGCCCGGCGGCCCGGACGCCGACGCCGACACCATCCTCATCGACGCCGACACCCGCGCGAACGCCGGCGTGAAAGTCGGCGACACGGTTGCCGTCGGCCCGGTCGACGTGGTGGACGCCGACCGGGTCGTCCTCGCCGCGCCCGGCGCGCTCGCCGATGTCGACGTGAGCCGCGAGGTGGTCGAGCGCGCGCTCGGCCGCGACCTCCGGGACCGACCCGTCACCGTAGGCGAAGCGGTCCACGTCGAACGGCTCGGCGGCATTCGGTTCGTCGTCGCCGAGAGCGACCCCGCCGGCACCGTGCGAGTCACGAGCCGGACCGACGTGTCGGTGACCTACCGCGAGGCGAACGACGCCGAGGCGGGCGCGGGGGGCAACGCCGACTCGGGCGTCGGAGGGAGTCGGGCCGGCGGCTCAGGGGGCGGCAGTCCCGCCCGGTCGGGCGACGGATCGGCCGCGAACCGCTCCGGGACCGACCTCCCCGGCAGCGACGCCCGGTCCGCCGGCAGCGGGACTGCGCCCCCGGAAGACCACACCGCGGGCGCGACCTACGAGGACATCGGCGGGCTCGACGAGGAGTTGGAACTGGTCCGCGAGACGATCGAACTCCCCCTCTCGGAGCCCGGCGTGTTCACCCGGCTCGGGATCGACCCGCCGAAGGGAGTCCTGCTCCACGGGCCGCCGGGCACCGGGAAGACGCTCATCGCCCGCGCCGTCGCCAACGAGGTCGACGCCACCTTCATCACCGTCGACGGCCCGGAGATCATGTCGAAATATAAAGGCGAGTCGGAGGAGCGCCTGCGCGAAGTGTTCACCCGCGCCAGCGAGGACGCCCCGGCGATAATCTTCTTCGACGAGATCGATTCGATCGCGGGCAAGCGCGACGACGGCGGCGACGTGGAGAACCGCGTCGTCGGCCAGATGCTCTCGCTGATGGACGGGCTCGACGCCCGCGGCGACGTGATCGTCATCGGCGCGACCAACCGCGTCGACACCCTCGACCCCGCGCTCAGGCGAGGCGGGCGCTTCGACCGCGAGATCGAGGTTGGGGTCCCCGGCGAGTCCGGCCGCCGACAGATTCTCGACGTCCACACGCGCCGGATGCCGCTCGCGGACGACGTGGATCTAGACCGGATCGCCGGCCGAACCCACGGGTTCGTCGGCGCCGACATCGAGGGGCTCACGCAGGAGGCGGCGATGACCGCGCTGCGACGCGCCCGCGAGTCGGACGCCGCGGCCCTCGACGACGTGACCGTCTTGAGGGCGGACTTCGAGGCCGCACACGCGAACGTCGAGCCGAGCGCGATGCGGGAGTACGTCGCCGAGCAGCCGGCGACCGACTTCGACGACGTGGGCGGGCTCCCGGAGGCGAAGGCGAAACTGGAGCGGGCGGTGACGTGGCCGCTGACGTACGGTCCCCTCTTCGAGGCCGCAGACGCCGACCCGCCGACCGGGGTCCTGCTTCACGGCCCGCCCGGAACCGGGAAGACGCTCCTCGCGCGCGCGATCGCGGGCAAAAGCGGCGTCAACTTCATCCAGGTCGCGGGACCGGAACTGCTGGATCGATACGTCGGCGAGTCGGAGAAGGCGGTCCGCGACCTCTTCGACCGCGCCCGGCAGGCGTCGCCCGCGATCGTCTTCTTCGACGAGATAGACGCGATCGCCGCCGACCGCGACGGGGCTGGCGGCGACGGCTCCGGGGTCGGCGAGCGCGTCGTCTCCCAACTGCTCACGGAGTTGGACCGGGCGAGCGACAACCCCAACCTCGTGGTGCTGGCGGCGACGAACCGGCGTGACGCCCTCGATCCCGCGCTCCTCCGACCGGGGCGGCTGGAGACGCACGTCGAGGTCCCCGAACCCGACCGCGACGCACGGCGGAAGATCCTCGACGTACACACCCGCGAAAAGCCCGTCACCGAAGACGTCGACTTGGACCACCTCGCCGACGAGACCGAGGGGTACTCCGGCGCCGAGATCGCGGCGCTGTCCCGCGAGGCGGCCCTCGTCGCCATCGAGCGCGTCGCCGACGAACACGGCGCGGCGGCCAACGACCACGCAGACGAGATCGGGATCACCGCCGACGACTTCGCGACGGCACTGAAAAACATCCGGCCGGCGACCGCCTGA
- a CDS encoding PadR family transcriptional regulator, which translates to MTKWLHSGRRRDLCALLYDAGELRAQSLKSRLESHYDQRIDPGSFYATLTSLVESGFLDRRTEGLADVYALTDAGEGALLDHYAWLSEQIGAPADEDDRNDHESVGDEAGERPPTDAPDLKD; encoded by the coding sequence ATGACGAAGTGGCTCCACAGCGGTCGCCGCCGCGACCTGTGTGCCCTGCTGTACGACGCCGGCGAACTGCGGGCGCAGTCGCTGAAGAGCCGGCTCGAATCGCACTACGACCAACGGATCGACCCGGGCTCGTTTTACGCCACGCTGACCTCGCTCGTGGAGTCCGGCTTCCTCGACCGGCGGACCGAGGGGCTCGCCGACGTCTACGCGCTCACCGACGCCGGGGAGGGCGCGCTCCTCGACCACTACGCGTGGCTGTCGGAGCAGATTGGAGCGCCGGCCGACGAAGACGACCGGAACGACCACGAGTCCGTCGGTGACGAGGCGGGCGAGCGCCCCCCGACCGACGCGCCGGACCTCAAGGATTAA